Proteins from a single region of Acanthochromis polyacanthus isolate Apoly-LR-REF ecotype Palm Island chromosome 11, KAUST_Apoly_ChrSc, whole genome shotgun sequence:
- the tpbga gene encoding trophoblast glycoprotein a: MLDLTQRIVFCALLGSVYASCPPRCECSEAAHTVKCVSKDLRSVPPGIPGYTRNLFITGNQISRIGPESFKGLENVTNLSLSNNRISEVESHTFAGLRSLRSLDLSNNQLAVIHPEAFTVLNQSLRELNLSRALYNHSSVMDLATSLRWSSLGTLHGLDLSNNGLIYLPSRVFSHLSSLRRLQLSNNSLVAIHNSTFSGLEQLEELDLTLNALKTVPEEGLQELDSVPNAALLLGENPFTCTCGIEPFALWLNRSQDRIRDAEGLACAFPASMRNTSMLAVGSLTLGCHQRDAGADLALQTSYVFLGIVLGFIGLIFLFVLYLNRKGIKKRIYDMRDACREVWEGYHYRFEIDSDPRLSQVSTSADM; the protein is encoded by the exons ATGCTGGATTTGACGCAGCGCATTGTTTTCTGCGCGCTCCTCGGCTCCGTTTACGCGTCGTGCCCTCCGCGCTGCGAGTGTTCGGAGGCGGCTCACACCGTGAAGTGCGTTTCCAAAGACCTGCGGAGTGTCCCGCCCGGGATTCCTGGATACACCCGGAATCTGTTCATCACCGGGAATCAGATCAGCCGCATCGGTCCGGAGTCCTTCAAAGGACTGGAGAATGTGACAAACCTGTCACTGAGCAATAACAG AATCTCCGAAGTGGAATCCCACACCTTCGCTGGACTCCGCAGCCTTCGCTCTCTGGATCTGAGCAACAACCAGCTGGCTGTCATTCACCCCGAGGCCTTCACTGTGCTCAATCAGTCTCTGCGGGAGCTCAACCTGAGCCGTGCCCTCTACAACCACTCCTCAGTGATGGACTTGGCCACATCTCTGCGTTGGAGCTCCTTGGGGACCCTGCACGGCCTGGACCTGTCCAACAACGGCCTCATCTATTTGCCCTCACGTGTCTTCTCCCACCTGAGCAGCCTGCGGCGGCTCCAGCTTTCCAACAACTCCCTGGTGGCCATCCACAACTCCACCTTCTCTGGtctggagcagctggaggagctcGACCTCACGCTCAACGCCCTGAAAACAGTACCCGAGGAGGGCCTGCAAGAGCTGGACTCTGTGCCAAATGCAGCTCTTCTGCTGGGAGAAAACCCATTCACATGCACGTGTGGAATTGAACCTTTTGCTCTGTGGCTCAACAGATCACAGGACCGCATTAGAGATGCCGAGGGCCTCGCGTGCGCCTTCCCGGCCAGCATGAGGAACACGTCCATGCTGGCTGTGGGCTCGTTGACTCTGGGATGCCACCAGAGGGACGCGGGGGCAGACCTTGCTTTGCAGACCTCTTATGTCTTCCTGGGTATAGTCTTGGGCTTCATAGGCCTCATTTTCCTTTTCGTACTTTACCTCAATCGCAAGGGCATCAAGAAACGCATCTACGACATGCGGGACGCCTGCAGGGAGGTGTGGGAAGGCTACCATTACCGCTTCGAGATCGACTCTGACCCCAGGTTATCGCAGGTCTCCACCAGCGCTGACATGTGA